The Terriglobales bacterium sequence GCATCCCCACCCTTGATGGGCTGGGCGCGGTCGGCGAGGGCGCGCACGCCAGCCACGAGTCCCTCCTGATCGCCGAACTCCCTCGGCGGGCCGCCCTGCTGGCCCGGCTCATCGAGACCGTCTAGCGCCGTTTTGCGTTCCCCTTGCGCCTGACCTACAATTGGGGCAAGCAAAGCGCTTTTCCGCCCGTTGGAGGCCGCATGTTCGGCAAGATCGGTATACCGGAGCTGCTCATCATCATGGCCATCGCATTGCTCATTTTCGGCCCAGGCAAACTGGCCGAGCTGGGCAAGGGCATGGGCGAGGGCATCAAGGGTTTCAAAGCAGCGC is a genomic window containing:
- the tatA gene encoding twin-arginine translocase TatA/TatE family subunit; the protein is MFGKIGIPELLIIMAIALLIFGPGKLAELGKGMGEGIKGFKAALKDDEKQPEKKE